In Balneolaceae bacterium, the genomic stretch TGACCCTGGCCGCCTCGCAGGCGGAGGCCGCCCCCGCCGATTCCATCACCTTCCAGAAACTGGAGCTCTCCGAGGAGGCCTGGAGGGAGAAGCTCACCGACAAGCAATACCGCATCCTCCGCCAGAAAGGCACGGAAACGCCTTTCATAAATGAATACTTCGATACCACAGAGGAGGGTGTCTACCACTGCGCGGCCTGCGGGCTTCCCCTCTACAGCTCCGCACACAAATACAAATCGGGCACAGGCTGGCCCAGCTTCTGGAAACCCATCCAGGCCAACGTCGTGGAGGAACGCGTGGACAACTCCTTTTTCATGACGCGCACCGAGATCGTCTGCGCCCGGTGCGAATCGCACATCGGTCACGTCTTCAGCGACGGCCCCGAGCCCACGGGACTGCGCTACTGCATGAATTCGGCGGCGCTGACCTTCACGGCCTCCGACGAATCCACCGCCGCGGAAGGACGCTGACCGTAAACGGTATCACGCCTCAAATCTTCTTCTCGATGCGCCCCAGCGTATCGCGTATGTCGCGCAGCAGGGCGGCCGTCTCTCCCTGTTCCACACTGTCGGAGTTCGCGGCGGACAGGGAGTTGTCGGTCACCACATCGCGCTGCTCAAGTACCATCTGGCGGAAGGCGGCCGCATCCACGATGCCGATGAGCGTCAGGTCGCTGGTCCCCTGGCCGGTGTTGCCCGCCGTCTCCACCTTCAGGATGCTCAGGCCAAAGGCGCGCAGCAGAGGCCCCTCCTTGAAGGTAAGATCCTGAATTTTGTCCAGCGGTATGGTTCGTTCGATGTGAAATATAAATCCTTTTTCGAAACGCAGGGCGCGCGTGGTCAGCTCGCAGCTCAGGCGGTCAAAGTATTTGCGGATAAGGATGGGGGCGATCACCAGAATGAAAGGGATGAGCAAGATACCCGCAATGGTGGCTGTGCTGACCAGGATACTGAATACGAGCAGGTATTTTTTGATATCCGGGTTGAATTCGGCGGTGGCGAGGATTCGCGCTTGGTTGGTCATGGCGTCAGTCGGTAGGTTCCAATGGAGGCGGGCCATACTCTGGCCGCGCCCTTCGTGTACGCAGCGCGGCCGCGCAGGTTATTCGCCCGCGGAAAACTCCTCGCGGGTCTTGCCGGCCAGGCGGCGGTTATAGAAATAGAGCAGTCCCATGGCCACCCCCCACTGCAGCAACACCGTCGCCAGCGAGAAAGGGCTGAGGGGATTGAACCAGGCGTCGGTGGCTGCGCTCTGGTAGATCCACCAGGCCAGCAGGGTCACGACCTCTACAGGCACCACGTACTTGATGACTATTTCCCACCAGGGACCCAGCGTATGGTTGCTCTCCTCGATGTTCACGATCTCGCTGCGGAACTTCGAGGGACCGTATCTGATGATGGCAAAGGACATGAATGCGCCCGAGATAAGCAGGCCTACGCCCCAGACGAAGTCCTGGTTGGCCAGGAAATCGGTGGAGAGGGCCGAGGGCATGCCCAGCAGAAAGCCGGCGACGCATATTCCAGCCACGGCCTTGGTCCGGGTAACTCCCATGTCGACGAAAACGCGGCTGGCGAGTTCAATCATGGAGATCAGCGAGCTGAAGGCGGCAAAGGTGAGTCCCAGGAAAAAGAGAATGGCGAATATGGGTCCCCCGGGCATCTCGGCGAAGAGCTGGGGCATCCACATAAAGGTGAGTCCCGTACCGGCGGGGCCGGAATCCTGCATGATACCCAGCACCTCGGAGCTGCTCATGCCGCTGCCCAGGATGCCGAAGACGGTGGAGAAGATGGTCACGGCAGCCAGCAGGGAGACGATGTTGTTGCCTATGCCGGTCTGGAAGGCGCTGATGGTCACGTCATCCTTTGAGCGCATGTAGGCCGCGTAGGTCAGGATCAGTCCCCACGCCGCGCCGGTGTCCCAGGCGTTCTGGGTGAGAGCCTCGATCCAGATGGTGGGCTGGGATAGGGTGGACCAGTCGGGCGTAAACAGGTAGGCGATTCCCTCGTAGCTGCCCGGCAGGGTGACTGCGCGCACCAGGGAGATTACCACCACCAGCAGCAGGGAGGGTATGAGCACCTTGTTGATACGCTCGATGGAGGAGATGCCCTTGACTACGATGAAGCCGCCGGCGCCCATCATCAGGGCGTGGAAGACCGAAGGCAGGGCCGAACCCTGAAAGCCGTACCACACCGATTCGGCCTGCGCGACGCTGGAGGGGAGATCGGCGGCCACCGACTGGATCAGGTAATAGAGGCACCAGCCGGCGATGACGCTGTAGTAGAACATGATGGCTGTGGCCACGAAGCCGATGAAAGCGCCCATCCAGGCGAATTTCTCACCCACCAGCTTCACGAAGGAGCCGATCACCCCCTTGCGCCCGTGGCGGCCGATGCCGTATTCGGCGATGATGAGCGGGATGGAGAAAAGGAAAAGGCAGCAGATCCAGGCCAGCAGGAAGGCCCCGGCACCCTCCTGTCCCCCGTTCTGGGCTACGATGCGCGGGAAGCGCCAGATGTTGCCCGTGCCTACGGCGATGCCCAGCACACTCAGGATGAGTCCCAGTTTGGAGGAAAAAAACTGTCCGGAAGAGGAGTTGGAGGTGGATGCCATTCGTTTCCCGTGCCGATTTTTTGGAGTTAGCGCATCAAAGGTATTAAAACGTACAGCCGCTGCGGACGGCCAGCCTTTTTTTAACTATTTTTTTCATGAGAGGCAAACGGAACTGTCGGAAATATCACGTCGGACTTACCGTTAGACTTTTTCGACACTGGATGACGGGTGCCTAATTTTGATTCCACACCGCCCATGCGTATTATTGCATGCCTGACTGAAAAGCCCCTTTTTCATCGATTTAATCAACCCGCACGGAATGTTCAAGGACCACAGAACGACCAATAAATGGCTGGCCCTTTTCGTTTTTTTCGCCTCCCTCCTGCTCTACTTCTTCACCATGGCTCCCACCGCCTCGTTCTGGGACGCCGGTGAGTTTATTGCCGTGGCCCACGGACTGCAGGTGAACCACCCGCCGGGCGCCCCCTTTTACTCCCTGCTCGGGCGCCTTTTCTCCATGTTCATGCCCTCCGGCTACGTGGCCATGAGCATCAACTTTGTCAGCGCCCTCACTTCCGCACTCACCGTCATGCTGCTCTACCTTATCGTGGTGCGGCTGGTGCGCGAGTGGAAGCCGGAGGTGGACGCCATGGAGGCCATTGACAAGATGGGCATGTACGGCGGGGCCCTGCTCGGTGCCTTCACCTTTGCGGTAACTGACACCTTCTGGTTCAACGCCGCGGAGGCCGAGGTCTACGCCATTTCCATGTTCTTCACTGCCGCAGTGGTCTGGATGGCCCTCAAGTGGTCCGAACATCACCGCGAGGCCCACAACGAGCGCTGGCTCATCCTCATCGCCTACATGTTTGGACTGGCCCTCGGCGTGCACCTGCTCAACCTGCTCGCCTTTTTCTTCGTGGTGCTCATTGTCTACTTCAAGAAGCGCGAGTTTCAGTTTATGACCTTTCTGGGTGCGGGCCTGCTCTCGGTACTCTCCTTCGGCGTAATCTATCCCTTCACCATCCAGACCATCCCCTCCATCATGGACGGCATCGACCAGGCGACCTACGGCCTGATCGGACCCATTGCCTTCATGGTGCTGGTGGCCGCCCTGGTGGGCTGGGCCCTCTGGTACACGCATACGCGGAACCACCGCCTGGCCAACCTGGTGGTGCTGGCCTATACCATGATCCTCATAGGCTACTCCTCCTATGCGCTCATCTTTATCCGCTCGGTGGCCGATCCGCCCATTGACGAGAACGACCCGGAGACCATGGAGGCCTTCATCAGCTACCTTGAGCGCGAGCAGTACGGGCAGACGCCCCTGTTGACCGGCTACACCTACGACAACAGCCAGGGACGTGTGAACACCGAGGAGGAGACCTTCCTGCCCCGCCGCTACTCCCAGAATCCCCAGCACATGCAGGCCTACGCCAACTACGCCAGCGACTGGGACTATTTCTGGAGTTACCAGGTTAACCACATGTACATCCGCTATTTCAACTGGAACTTTATCGGCCGGGAGTCCGACATCCAGGACACCGGCTGGCAGGCCGGCTTCACCGAGAGTCCCTATGAGGACAATCCCGCGCATAATTCCTACTTCTACCTGCCCTTCCTGATTGGGCTCTTCGGGATGATATTCCACTTCCAGAAAGACTGGAAACGGGCGCTCTCGGTCATGGTGCTCTTTATCATGACGGGACTGGCCGTCATCGTCTTCCTCAACCAGACCCCCGACCAGCCGCGCGAGCGGGACTATGCCTATGTGGGATCCTACTTCGCATTCGCCATATGGGTGGGCATGGGAGGGGTCGGCCTTATCCAGATGGTCAAGGAGTACCTGGGACGAAATCTAGCAGCCGCTGGCGGAGTGCTGGGCCTCTGCATGCTGGCACTACCGCTCTGGATGGGCTACCAAAACTTCCATGACCACGACCGCAGCGAGCGCTATATCGCCTCGGACTACGCCTACAACCTGCTCAATTCGGTAGCCCCCAACGGTATACTTTTCACCAACGGCGACAACGACACCTTTCCCCTCTGGTACCTTCAGGAGGTAGAGGGTGTGCGCACCGACGTGCGCATCGTCTGTCTGAGCCTGCTCAATACCGATTGGTACATCAAACAGCTGCGTGACCAGTGGTCCCACGAATCCGCCCCGCTGCCCATCGACCTGACCAACGAGGAAATCGAGCAGATGACCAGCGGCTATACCCGCTACCAGCCCGACACCCTCAGCATTCCGGTTGACAAGCAGCTGCTGCGAACCGCCTTTTCCGGAGATAGAAGTTTCAAGGAAACCATCGGGGTAAAGCCTGACACCAGCCTTAGCCTCTACCGTGAAGGCGTGGACTTCGGCATACCGGTGGATTCTCTCGACAACGAGGTAAGCTGGTACCTGCAAGGTCGGCCCGCCGGAACCGACCAGCAGGGCAACGAGATCCGCTACCTTCAGATCCAGGATGAGATGATTCTGCACATCCTGCGGCAGAACCAGTGGCTGCGGCCCGTCTACTTCTCCAACACCGTCTCTTCGGGCAGCCAGCTCAACCTGCAGGACTACTTCCGTTTCGAAGGCAAGGCCTTCCGGGTGGTGCCACAGCAGCGCGAAGGTTCCAACTACGGCTGGATCGACCCGGAGTTTCACGCCAAGAGGCTCAACGACTTCCGTTTCCGCGGCTGGGACAACCCCGACATGTACCTTGATGAGAACATCCGGCGCATGCTGGGCAACTACCGCTTCAGCATCACCGAGCTGGCCGATCGCTACCGGCGCCTCGGCAACAACGAGAGCGCGGTGAAATGGCTGGACTGGGGACGAGAAAAAGTCCCCTTCCTGGAATCCAACACCGGCGATTTCGGCACGCTGGCCCTCTACGCCTACAGCTACGCACAGGCCGGAGATACCGAAGCGGCCCTGGAGCTGGTCAACAAGGGGCAGCCTGAAGCTCTGGATGAGCTCTCGCAGGTGATCAGCCGCTACGACGGCGTACAGTCTGAATACGGCGCCCTGCAGGAAAAGATCAACAACGCCCGCATGAACGCCAACATGGAGCGTCAGCGCCGGCTGAAACAGCAGATTCAGGATCTGCAGTCGCGTTTTAACAACGTGCAGCGCGACATCTCCCGCAACCTGAGTCACCTGATGCTTATGCAGCGTATCTACTACCTGGACGGAGACACGACCCTCGCCTCCCAGCTGGCCGACACCGTTAACGATATGACCACCAGCCGGGTACCCTTCCCCACCACGGAGGCGGAGAACCTGGAATACCTCGGTCAGTTCGGCCTCGATTAGGGGCCGGGCATTTCTTTTTCCGGGATTGTAATGGTATATTTGCCCGTCGGCTGCAGCCACGGGCAGAGACGGCACACAGGCTAACCAACCGCACCATCCATGGTACACCAGTTCACCAAGGAAAACATCGACGCCATCGCTAAGATTCTGGGCTCCGAAGCGAAGCCCCTGGGCGACGATGTCTTCCGGCTGGAGGTGCAGAACCCCGAGGAGGGTCGCAAGCTGGCCCTGGAAATCCACCTGGGACTGGAGGTTAACGGCGAGCCCCTCAATATGGTTTCGGTCTACGCCTCCAACACCTTCCTGCAGCTGCACAACTGCACGGCCTTCATCGCCAGCGACATGCTCAAGCAGGTCACCTTTTTCGGCCGCCAGCACGAACGCACCTCAGGCCTGATCGTTGAGCGCGGCGCCGGCTGCAGTCTCTACTCCAACGTGAGCGAGCTCATCCTCAACAGCGATTTCACCAAGCTTCCCGAGGACCTGATGATGTGCGCCATCGCCCTTTCCCTCACCGAATCGGTGGACCTGGACGACTTCTCCTTCGACGAATAGCCCCATGTCCGGCGAGTATCCGCTGCAACTGTTCAACCGAAGCGGGACCGGCGTGCCGCTGACTCCGGCCTGTGCCCGCGAGGCTGCCCGTCTCGTTGAGAAAGGCGAAAACTGCCGCTTCTCCCTTCTGGAAATTGTGTACGTGGACGAGGAGGCCATCCGTGAGATCAACCGGGAGTACCTTGACCGGACCTATGTGACCGACATCATCACCTTCCGCTACGATACGGGGGAGGAAGCCTCCCCCGCTGCCGAAACCAAGTCGGGAATTGAAGCCACTCTCTACTGCTGCGCATCCCGCATCGCCGAGCAGGCCGCCGATTACGGGGAGGGCGAGGGACGGGAATTCCGCCGCATACTGCTTCACGGACTGCTGCACCTGGCGGGCTACGGCGACGACACTCCCGCCCGCAAAAAGGAGATGACCCGCCGGGAGGAGCACTACCTGAGCATGCTGGACGACCGCTAAACCCAGGCGGCCCGATTTCGTAGTACAAGCCTATGGACAGCGACAATAACATGATACACGAGGAGGATTCCGGCGAGACAGCCCTGGCCTCGGCCCGGGAGAAAACCCGGTTCTACGCAGGCCGGCTCTGGGAGATCATCCGCCGGCACAGCCGCATCGAAGAGCTGGGCGAACAGGCGACTCCCGGCGCAAGTCCCCTGGAGCGCTACCGTCACCACCGTCCCGGCCTGCTGACCGTGCTTTCGGCCGTACCCTGGCTCCTGGCCGGGTTCTTTGCATGTTCCTTCTTCTGGGATTTTCCCGGGATGAGCTGGACGGTATGGGGCTATACCCTCACCTTCTCCGGCCTGCTCAAAATCGTCAGCGTCAGCGGACTCATCGGCTACCTCACCAACTGGCTGGCCATCACCATGCTCTTCAAGCCCGCTGAAAAGCGTCCCCTGCTTGGACACGGGCTGGTCCCCGCCCAGAAGGACCGCATCGCCTACCGGCTGGCGCAGGCGGTATCGGAAGACCTGATCAACCCCGAGATTATCAAACGGCGCATTCACGAGTCGGGGGTCATCACCCGCTACCGCGAGCAGTCCACCGAATACATCCGCGGGGTCATCGACAAGCCCGCCTTCCGCGCGGAGCTCAAGGAGTGGGTGGTGGCCTACGTAGACGAAATGATTGCCGACCCGGAGATCCGTACCGCCATGGCCCGTAAAATCATTCGCGAGATGGAGGATGCACTGGAGGGGAAGGCCATCGAGAAGGTAGCTCTCAGGGCCTACTCCTTTATTAAGGGACAGGAGATGCAGGAAATTGTCGAGGAGGCGCTGGTACGGCTTCCGGACTCCATCGAGGGCGCCCTCAACAAGACCGACGAGCTGCTCGACCGCCTCCCGGAAAAAATCGACGAGCACAGTGAGGCCATTGAAAACGTGGTTACTTCCCTGCTCTACAAGCTCATCAACCAACTGGACGTACATGCCCTGGTGGAGGATAACCTGAGAAGGTACGACGACCGGGAGATCTCCCGTATCATCCGCGGGGCTACCAACGAGCAGCTTCGCTACATCCAGTACCTGGGCGCCGTACTGGGCATGGTGGGCGGATTCGTGATCTGGGAGCCGCTGCTGAGTGTGGCGGCCCTGTTGGCGCTGGGCGGACTGGTCCTGGGCGCCGACGCCCTGCTCTACCGATACGGAAAACGTAACCCGTAGCCGGTCCTTCCTACAGCCTGCGGTGTTTCAGCGAGGGAAGGGCGCGGCGCACCTCTTCCAGGCGGACCGGGTCCAGCTCCGCGACGGCCATGCCTGTCCCCTCGGGTTTTTCGGCCGATATCTCCCCCCAGGGGTCCGCTATCAGGGCGTGTCCGAAAGTATGCCGGTTATCCCCGTGCCGCCCGTGCTGGGCGGCGGCCACCACCCAGCAGGTGTTCTCGATGGCGCGGGCGCGCAGCAGCGGGTGCCAGTGCGCCTGACCGGTGGTGCGGGTAAAGGCCGAGGGCACCAGCAGCATCTGGGCCCCGCGGTCCGAGAGCGCGCGGTAGAGCTCGGGAAAACGCAGGTCGTAGCAGACCGAAAGGCCCACAGCGCCCGTTTCGGGATCTTCCGACACCGTCGGTCCCCCCTGCCCCGGCGCGATGAAGTCCGATTCCCGGTAGGACTCTCCACCGGGCAGATCCACGTCAAACAGGTGCATCTTGTCGTAGGAGGCGCGCAGCTCCCCGTCGGGTCCCACCAGCTCCGAGCGTGCGAAGATCAGTCCCCCGGGCGCCCCATCCGGCTCGGGATAGGTGCCTCCGGCAATCCAGATATCAAATTCCGCGGATGTTTCCCGCAGGAAGGCGCGGCTGCGCGAGGCAATCTCCGCCGCCCGCCCGGCGCGTTCCTCCGGGCGCGCCATCCAGGAGAAGTTTTCGGGGAGGCAGGCCATGCGGCAGCCCTCGAAGGCGGCCTGGCGCACCAGCCGGTAGGCCTGGTCCAGGTTGTAGTCCAGGTCGGGCTGGCTGTTCATCTGCAGGGCGGCAACCTTCAAAGTCTTCAAAGTCGGAAAGTCTTAAAGTCAGAAAGTCTTGAAGTCGGAAAGTCGGGGAGTCGGTAAGTCCAGAAGTCCTAGAAGTCCTAAAGTAAGAAAGGCCGTCCCGAGAGTCACGGGACGGCCTTATATCTTTTATTCCTGTTGCGCCATGGCGCAGGCGGACGCGTCAGTTGCGCTCGCCGGCCACTCCGCGGTCCAGAAACTGCTCGTAAAGTTTCATATGGCGGTCGGTCATCGGAATCTTGAATCCCTCGATCCAGACCTGCTCCACCTGAGAAAGCGGCTCGAAGGGATCGCCGTTCACGATGAAGAGGTTCGCCTGTTTGCCCTCCTCGATGCTTCCGAGGCGGTCGCCCACGCCGAAGATCTCGGCGGGGTTAATGGTTACGGCTTTCAGCGCCTCCTCAATGCCCATGCCGTAGGTGGCGGCGTAGCCGGCGTTGAAAGGCAGGTTGCGCGTGTTCTCCACGTCACCGGCTGTGATGGCTACTTTCACGCCCGCTTCGGCCAGCTTGCCGGCGTTCTGGTAGGCGGTCTGGTAGTTGAACCAGCCGTGGCTGGGGGTACTCAGTACCGGTCCCACAACGGCGGGCAGGCCTGATTCGGCAATCTCGTCGGCCACCAGCCAGCCCTCGTCCACACCCGCCAGTATGAAGCGAATGCCGCGCTCCTCCATGGCGGTGGTCCATTCGATCACCTCCAGGATGTCGCGGGAGTCGTTCACCGCGATGGCTACAGGGATCTCCCCGTTAATAACAGGGCGCATGGCCTCCAGATCGGGCACCTTGTCGGGCTGCTCCTTGCCGGCGGGACTCTGCTCCCAGGCGTTCATCATCTCATTGTAGGCGAAGGCACGGTCCCAGTAGTCCTGTATATCCTGCACATTCTCCTCGTACTGCTCCCGTATCTGCTGCTCGGAGCGGTTGTCCCACCAGCCACCCCCCGTGGATGAGGGCCAGTCGTGCACCAGCGCCGCGCGCTGCAGCACAGCCATGGAGTCGGGTGAGTTGCCGTAAAGGTCGATGAGGGTGGCCATGCCTGGAATGGTGCCGCCGCCCGGGGGCGAAATCACCGTAGTGATGCCGTTGGTGCGCGTCACCGGGATGGCGGCGCTGTGGGGATTGATGGCGGTAAAGGCCATCACATGGGGCTTGAACTCGCCGATTTCGTTGGCGTCCACCGTTACCGGCACGGCGCTGACCTCAATCAGGCCCAGTCCCCCGGTGCCTGCGTCGATGAATCCGGGATAGATCCTTTTGCCGGCCGCATCGATGCGCTGGTAGCCGGCAGGCACGGTGACGTTCTGTCCCACCGCGGTTATGGTCTTGCCGTCGATAAGCACGGTACCGCCCTCGATCACGCCGTCGGTGACGGTGTAGATATCGGCGCCCGTGATGGCGAACTGCCCGAACTCGGGCTTCTCGGGAATCTGGGCGATGGCGGCGCCCGCCGTGAGGCAGATGGCCATCAGTGTAAGCGTTAGCTGTTTGAATGCCTTCATAGTAATGCGTCCTTTAAATTTAATTCTTACTTGGAGGAGGATTCCCCGAAGAGGTAGAACACTTCGGTGTCCCTCATGCAGGAGTCGAAGTGGCGTCCGCCGGAAATCAGCGCATTCCTGCCGGGCTCGAAGCCGGTGTGCTCATTTTCGGTGGTCGGGCTGATCTCGATGCGCATATCGTCGGGATCCTCTTCCCGGTCGAAGTATTTGACTCCGTCCACAAAGGTCTTCTCATTGATGCTGTAGATGCTCAGCGGGTGGCCGCTCCAGATGGAAACGTCGCCGTGCTTGCCCTCCTCCAGACTGCCCACCTTGTCGTCCACGCCCAACTGGTGTGCCGGGTTGATGGTGATCATGCGCAGAGCGTCGTTTTCGGAGGTGCTTCCGTAGCGTACGGTCTTGGCCGCCTCATGGTTGAGGTGGCGGATAAGCTCACCGCTGTCGGAGTTGATGCTCACATTCACATCGTTGGCATTCAGGATGGAAGCGTTGTAGGCGGTCGAGTAGTAGACCTCGAATTTGTAGGCCCACCAGTCGGCGAAGACCGAGGCGTGAGCACCATTTTTGCGCAGTTCAGTGGCCACCTTGAAGGCCTCGTTGCCATGAGTAAAGGTGTAGTTCTCCACGCCGTAGTCGTTGAAGACGCGCATGATCATGAGGATTTCATCGGCCCGATAGGAGTGAATGTGCACCAGGATTTCCCCGTTAAGGATATCTGCAACCGTCTCAAGCTGCACGTTGCGGGGCACCGGTTTGGGAGCGGGTCCGTTGCCGTTTTCGTAGGCCTCGCGTGCCGCCAGGTACTCCTCGCGGTTGCGCTCATGATCCAGGGCTTCGTCGAACTTCATGCGGATGATC encodes the following:
- the msrB gene encoding peptide-methionine (R)-S-oxide reductase MsrB; protein product: MKTFWTILVTLIVLAGGWLLLGITGFLQQGPADMTLAASQAEAAPADSITFQKLELSEEAWREKLTDKQYRILRQKGTETPFINEYFDTTEEGVYHCAACGLPLYSSAHKYKSGTGWPSFWKPIQANVVEERVDNSFFMTRTEIVCARCESHIGHVFSDGPEPTGLRYCMNSAALTFTASDESTAAEGR
- a CDS encoding PH domain-containing protein gives rise to the protein MTNQARILATAEFNPDIKKYLLVFSILVSTATIAGILLIPFILVIAPILIRKYFDRLSCELTTRALRFEKGFIFHIERTIPLDKIQDLTFKEGPLLRAFGLSILKVETAGNTGQGTSDLTLIGIVDAAAFRQMVLEQRDVVTDNSLSAANSDSVEQGETAALLRDIRDTLGRIEKKI
- a CDS encoding sodium-dependent transporter codes for the protein MASTSNSSSGQFFSSKLGLILSVLGIAVGTGNIWRFPRIVAQNGGQEGAGAFLLAWICCLFLFSIPLIIAEYGIGRHGRKGVIGSFVKLVGEKFAWMGAFIGFVATAIMFYYSVIAGWCLYYLIQSVAADLPSSVAQAESVWYGFQGSALPSVFHALMMGAGGFIVVKGISSIERINKVLIPSLLLVVVISLVRAVTLPGSYEGIAYLFTPDWSTLSQPTIWIEALTQNAWDTGAAWGLILTYAAYMRSKDDVTISAFQTGIGNNIVSLLAAVTIFSTVFGILGSGMSSSEVLGIMQDSGPAGTGLTFMWMPQLFAEMPGGPIFAILFFLGLTFAAFSSLISMIELASRVFVDMGVTRTKAVAGICVAGFLLGMPSALSTDFLANQDFVWGVGLLISGAFMSFAIIRYGPSKFRSEIVNIEESNHTLGPWWEIVIKYVVPVEVVTLLAWWIYQSAATDAWFNPLSPFSLATVLLQWGVAMGLLYFYNRRLAGKTREEFSAGE
- a CDS encoding DUF2723 domain-containing protein, whose translation is MFKDHRTTNKWLALFVFFASLLLYFFTMAPTASFWDAGEFIAVAHGLQVNHPPGAPFYSLLGRLFSMFMPSGYVAMSINFVSALTSALTVMLLYLIVVRLVREWKPEVDAMEAIDKMGMYGGALLGAFTFAVTDTFWFNAAEAEVYAISMFFTAAVVWMALKWSEHHREAHNERWLILIAYMFGLALGVHLLNLLAFFFVVLIVYFKKREFQFMTFLGAGLLSVLSFGVIYPFTIQTIPSIMDGIDQATYGLIGPIAFMVLVAALVGWALWYTHTRNHRLANLVVLAYTMILIGYSSYALIFIRSVADPPIDENDPETMEAFISYLEREQYGQTPLLTGYTYDNSQGRVNTEEETFLPRRYSQNPQHMQAYANYASDWDYFWSYQVNHMYIRYFNWNFIGRESDIQDTGWQAGFTESPYEDNPAHNSYFYLPFLIGLFGMIFHFQKDWKRALSVMVLFIMTGLAVIVFLNQTPDQPRERDYAYVGSYFAFAIWVGMGGVGLIQMVKEYLGRNLAAAGGVLGLCMLALPLWMGYQNFHDHDRSERYIASDYAYNLLNSVAPNGILFTNGDNDTFPLWYLQEVEGVRTDVRIVCLSLLNTDWYIKQLRDQWSHESAPLPIDLTNEEIEQMTSGYTRYQPDTLSIPVDKQLLRTAFSGDRSFKETIGVKPDTSLSLYREGVDFGIPVDSLDNEVSWYLQGRPAGTDQQGNEIRYLQIQDEMILHILRQNQWLRPVYFSNTVSSGSQLNLQDYFRFEGKAFRVVPQQREGSNYGWIDPEFHAKRLNDFRFRGWDNPDMYLDENIRRMLGNYRFSITELADRYRRLGNNESAVKWLDWGREKVPFLESNTGDFGTLALYAYSYAQAGDTEAALELVNKGQPEALDELSQVISRYDGVQSEYGALQEKINNARMNANMERQRRLKQQIQDLQSRFNNVQRDISRNLSHLMLMQRIYYLDGDTTLASQLADTVNDMTTSRVPFPTTEAENLEYLGQFGLD
- the ybeY gene encoding rRNA maturation RNase YbeY codes for the protein MSGEYPLQLFNRSGTGVPLTPACAREAARLVEKGENCRFSLLEIVYVDEEAIREINREYLDRTYVTDIITFRYDTGEEASPAAETKSGIEATLYCCASRIAEQAADYGEGEGREFRRILLHGLLHLAGYGDDTPARKKEMTRREEHYLSMLDDR
- a CDS encoding DUF445 family protein; translation: MDSDNNMIHEEDSGETALASAREKTRFYAGRLWEIIRRHSRIEELGEQATPGASPLERYRHHRPGLLTVLSAVPWLLAGFFACSFFWDFPGMSWTVWGYTLTFSGLLKIVSVSGLIGYLTNWLAITMLFKPAEKRPLLGHGLVPAQKDRIAYRLAQAVSEDLINPEIIKRRIHESGVITRYREQSTEYIRGVIDKPAFRAELKEWVVAYVDEMIADPEIRTAMARKIIREMEDALEGKAIEKVALRAYSFIKGQEMQEIVEEALVRLPDSIEGALNKTDELLDRLPEKIDEHSEAIENVVTSLLYKLINQLDVHALVEDNLRRYDDREISRIIRGATNEQLRYIQYLGAVLGMVGGFVIWEPLLSVAALLALGGLVLGADALLYRYGKRNP
- a CDS encoding carbon-nitrogen hydrolase family protein, which encodes MKTLKVAALQMNSQPDLDYNLDQAYRLVRQAAFEGCRMACLPENFSWMARPEERAGRAAEIASRSRAFLRETSAEFDIWIAGGTYPEPDGAPGGLIFARSELVGPDGELRASYDKMHLFDVDLPGGESYRESDFIAPGQGGPTVSEDPETGAVGLSVCYDLRFPELYRALSDRGAQMLLVPSAFTRTTGQAHWHPLLRARAIENTCWVVAAAQHGRHGDNRHTFGHALIADPWGEISAEKPEGTGMAVAELDPVRLEEVRRALPSLKHRRL
- a CDS encoding amidohydrolase family protein — protein: MKAFKQLTLTLMAICLTAGAAIAQIPEKPEFGQFAITGADIYTVTDGVIEGGTVLIDGKTITAVGQNVTVPAGYQRIDAAGKRIYPGFIDAGTGGLGLIEVSAVPVTVDANEIGEFKPHVMAFTAINPHSAAIPVTRTNGITTVISPPGGGTIPGMATLIDLYGNSPDSMAVLQRAALVHDWPSSTGGGWWDNRSEQQIREQYEENVQDIQDYWDRAFAYNEMMNAWEQSPAGKEQPDKVPDLEAMRPVINGEIPVAIAVNDSRDILEVIEWTTAMEERGIRFILAGVDEGWLVADEIAESGLPAVVGPVLSTPSHGWFNYQTAYQNAGKLAEAGVKVAITAGDVENTRNLPFNAGYAATYGMGIEEALKAVTINPAEIFGVGDRLGSIEEGKQANLFIVNGDPFEPLSQVEQVWIEGFKIPMTDRHMKLYEQFLDRGVAGERN
- a CDS encoding amidohydrolase, whose product is MKKLMLTLLLACLTAVGFGQPTGSVHIKGGTVLTITDGVMENTDVLIEDGIITQIGQNLSTPSGVAVVDATGKYVMPGILDAHSHIAGVDINDASSPVTAQVKMGDSIDPNDVSIYRALAGGVTSIHLLHGSANVIGGESETLKLRYGQDQEGLKFQDAPRTIKFALGENPTRVHGQGRGIMPRTRMGVEQIIRMKFDEALDHERNREEYLAAREAYENGNGPAPKPVPRNVQLETVADILNGEILVHIHSYRADEILMIMRVFNDYGVENYTFTHGNEAFKVATELRKNGAHASVFADWWAYKFEVYYSTAYNASILNANDVNVSINSDSGELIRHLNHEAAKTVRYGSTSENDALRMITINPAHQLGVDDKVGSLEEGKHGDVSIWSGHPLSIYSINEKTFVDGVKYFDREEDPDDMRIEISPTTENEHTGFEPGRNALISGGRHFDSCMRDTEVFYLFGESSSK